One part of the Pirellulaceae bacterium genome encodes these proteins:
- a CDS encoding HlyD family efflux transporter periplasmic adaptor subunit — MSNRSAATAWAALAVCVFVGLAGCPARQPPTSSQSNSNEASTVVQRVVAQGQIMPAGGIVKIFSAPGDTVVDLPVPVGAQVQPGQTLAVLRSQATLAAQRATLQEQRRNAIREQENAVRQAKLQVTAAQLKVKQIDARREALQQQAHLLTLGAQQVQASAKILESLKRIAEDSLTREFVGRIDVDRQSLSVNDAGLELQRQQLSHQQASQEIELAAAAAHQELQAAEALLAMAEQPDPGKVFDLQLSALDAESGRSTITAPGPGVVLAIGAAVGGAAVQAPLIELADLSRLVCEAEVNVADVGAVRLGQPVTIRSRAFKEPLTGVVADKNRLVGRPRLRSLDPLAAVDYRTMVVIIDLNDPPQAQDWLQLQVEVEINVGNVDR, encoded by the coding sequence TTGAGTAATCGCAGCGCCGCGACCGCTTGGGCCGCGCTAGCGGTGTGCGTGTTCGTTGGCTTGGCCGGCTGTCCAGCTCGCCAGCCGCCCACTTCCAGCCAGTCCAATTCCAATGAAGCTTCAACAGTCGTTCAGCGGGTCGTAGCACAGGGCCAGATCATGCCCGCCGGTGGCATTGTTAAAATCTTCTCGGCACCCGGTGATACGGTCGTAGACCTTCCAGTCCCTGTGGGAGCACAAGTTCAGCCAGGGCAAACTTTGGCGGTATTGCGATCCCAAGCCACGCTCGCTGCGCAGCGAGCCACATTGCAAGAACAGCGGCGTAACGCCATCCGCGAACAGGAAAATGCGGTGCGGCAAGCCAAGTTGCAAGTTACCGCCGCTCAGCTAAAAGTAAAACAAATCGACGCGCGACGCGAAGCACTGCAGCAACAGGCTCATTTGCTCACACTGGGTGCTCAACAAGTACAAGCCTCCGCCAAGATTCTGGAATCGCTCAAACGAATCGCCGAAGACAGTTTGACGCGCGAGTTCGTGGGGCGCATCGATGTCGACCGCCAGAGCCTGTCGGTCAACGATGCCGGCCTAGAGCTACAACGACAGCAACTTTCTCACCAGCAGGCCAGCCAGGAAATCGAATTGGCTGCTGCCGCGGCCCACCAAGAGTTGCAGGCTGCTGAAGCACTACTGGCTATGGCTGAGCAACCCGACCCAGGCAAAGTTTTCGATCTGCAATTGTCGGCACTGGACGCTGAATCCGGCCGCTCGACCATTACCGCGCCCGGCCCAGGAGTCGTCTTGGCGATCGGGGCCGCCGTGGGTGGCGCGGCCGTCCAGGCACCGCTGATCGAGCTGGCCGATTTGTCACGACTGGTCTGTGAGGCGGAAGTCAATGTAGCGGATGTCGGTGCAGTTCGCCTGGGACAGCCCGTGACTATTCGCAGCCGAGCCTTTAAGGAACCATTGACCGGAGTCGTCGCTGACAAGAATCGTTTGGTCGGGCGACCGCGTTTGCGTTCGCTGGATCCGCTGGCTGCCGTCGATTATCGGACGATGGTCGTGATCATCGACCTGAACGATCCTCCACAGGCTCAAGATTGGTTACAGCTTCAAGTTGAAGTCGAAATCAACGTTGGGAATGTGGATCGCTGA
- a CDS encoding ATP-binding cassette domain-containing protein: MVETSPRSVRFDPRWRERLAGDVRPTIVAKELQHYFGAGELRKQVLFNNTLDIYAGEIIIMTGPSGSGKTTLLTLIGTLRQVQEGQLTVLNRPLHRTNHRELLELRQEIGFIFQAHNLFDSLTATQNVRMALELVQSRGSRSQQSQRCREMLEAVGLGERIDHKPKQLSGGQKQRVAIARGLVHHPKLILADEPTAALDEQSGRRVVELLKQRAREDQATIIIVTHDNRILDVADRIINLVDGNIRSDVLVQEAAIVSQMLAKCEIFQHLTPRSLAEMADHLKPQPLAADQVVIREGDIGDRFFLIREGSVSVRRSGTEVAVLSEGDFFGEVALLYNQPRNATVVTREPCVLYTLHQDHFRLAMSQQASFEAEIRRSLFDRQ, from the coding sequence GTGGTAGAAACCAGCCCCAGATCCGTGCGGTTTGATCCGCGGTGGCGCGAGCGGTTGGCCGGTGATGTCAGGCCGACCATCGTGGCTAAGGAGCTGCAGCACTATTTTGGTGCGGGCGAGCTGCGGAAGCAGGTGTTGTTTAACAATACGCTGGATATTTACGCCGGCGAAATCATCATCATGACCGGCCCCAGCGGTTCGGGTAAAACAACCTTGCTGACACTGATTGGAACACTCAGGCAAGTTCAGGAAGGCCAGTTGACCGTCCTGAACCGTCCGCTGCATCGCACGAACCATCGCGAGCTACTGGAATTGCGTCAAGAGATTGGCTTTATCTTTCAAGCGCACAATTTATTCGACTCGCTAACAGCTACTCAGAACGTGCGGATGGCTTTGGAGCTGGTTCAATCGCGCGGCTCACGCAGCCAGCAGTCTCAGCGTTGCCGAGAAATGTTAGAAGCTGTCGGATTAGGCGAGCGCATTGATCACAAGCCCAAACAACTTTCAGGTGGACAAAAGCAACGCGTGGCCATTGCTCGCGGCTTGGTGCATCACCCCAAATTGATCCTGGCCGATGAACCGACAGCCGCTTTGGATGAACAGAGTGGTCGCCGAGTTGTAGAACTGCTCAAGCAGCGCGCTCGCGAAGATCAAGCGACCATCATCATTGTTACTCACGACAATCGCATATTGGATGTGGCCGATCGCATTATCAATCTGGTAGATGGCAACATTCGTAGCGACGTGCTGGTTCAGGAGGCCGCCATCGTCAGCCAGATGCTGGCCAAGTGCGAAATCTTTCAGCATCTGACCCCACGGAGTCTTGCCGAAATGGCCGATCACTTGAAACCACAGCCGCTGGCGGCCGATCAAGTCGTGATTCGTGAAGGTGACATCGGCGACAGATTCTTCCTGATTCGAGAAGGCTCTGTCAGCGTCCGCCGTAGCGGAACGGAAGTCGCGGTTCTGTCGGAGGGCGATTTTTTTGGCGAAGTTGCCTTGTTGTACAACCAGCCACGCAATGCGACCGTTGTGACGCGTGAGCCTTGCGTCTTGTACACGTTACATCAAGATCACTTCCGTCTGGCCATGTCCCAACAGGCCAGCTTTGAAGCTGAAATCCGCAGAAGTCTCTTTGACCGGCAATAG
- a CDS encoding FtsX-like permease family protein, with the protein MRTPLALLNLRHQLTRTLVSTSGVAFALLLVFAQLGFMGAVSYTATSTLLNMQFDLLIRSPNYAHFFEPNQVDRQALIDAANVPGVKSVSPFWVTVLNWQRIVPGRSPGEAADLQPIAVMAVDPNLPVFSPPDIAQLIAAGKLDSQHDLIIDDMTQAVFEPIDARKFGQLDIDTEAEIGGQRFRIAGIYRMGTGLAANGSMITNDRAFARVLPVNPQRSVSMGLVQTQDAHPPAAVKQLLQQRFQLAGDNAAGPSAPAVAVLTRQEALQAERERWLWHTPIGLIFQMGVAIALVVGAAIVYMVLATDVTERLPEYATLLALGYSRFFLARIVMTQATLLAGLGFVLAWILAELLYRLATSFSGIPMAMDAQRVVMVLLLGLAMCCTSGLLALRKLWQAEPASLF; encoded by the coding sequence ATGAGAACCCCACTGGCCCTGTTGAACCTCCGGCACCAGCTCACGCGCACACTGGTTTCGACCAGTGGAGTTGCCTTTGCGCTGTTGCTGGTGTTCGCTCAACTGGGATTCATGGGAGCCGTCTCCTATACGGCCACCAGCACGCTGCTGAATATGCAATTCGACCTGCTGATTCGCTCGCCGAACTACGCACATTTCTTTGAGCCCAATCAAGTCGATCGACAGGCATTGATTGATGCCGCCAATGTGCCGGGCGTAAAGTCTGTGTCGCCATTCTGGGTTACGGTACTCAATTGGCAGCGCATTGTTCCTGGGCGTAGCCCGGGCGAAGCTGCGGACCTTCAACCCATTGCCGTCATGGCCGTCGATCCCAACCTGCCTGTGTTTTCACCGCCGGACATCGCACAGCTGATCGCAGCCGGAAAACTCGACAGCCAACACGATTTGATTATCGACGACATGACGCAGGCGGTCTTCGAGCCGATCGATGCACGAAAATTTGGTCAACTGGATATCGATACCGAGGCTGAGATTGGTGGTCAACGATTTCGCATCGCGGGCATCTATCGCATGGGAACTGGCTTGGCAGCCAACGGATCTATGATCACGAACGATCGAGCTTTTGCGCGCGTGTTGCCCGTCAATCCACAACGCTCCGTCTCCATGGGGCTGGTGCAGACTCAAGATGCGCACCCGCCTGCAGCCGTCAAGCAACTGTTACAACAACGATTTCAATTGGCGGGCGATAACGCGGCTGGACCATCAGCCCCGGCAGTCGCGGTGTTGACGCGTCAAGAGGCTTTGCAAGCCGAACGTGAGCGCTGGTTGTGGCATACGCCGATCGGCTTGATCTTTCAGATGGGAGTGGCCATTGCGCTGGTCGTTGGCGCGGCCATCGTCTATATGGTGTTGGCTACCGACGTGACCGAACGGCTGCCCGAATATGCGACACTGTTGGCGTTAGGCTACTCGCGCTTCTTCCTGGCACGCATCGTGATGACACAGGCTACGCTTCTGGCCGGGCTGGGTTTTGTGTTGGCTTGGATATTAGCCGAACTATTGTATCGTTTGGCAACCAGCTTTTCTGGGATCCCCATGGCCATGGATGCACAACGTGTGGTGATGGTATTATTGCTCGGGCTGGCAATGTGTTGTACCAGCGGTTTGCTGGCCCTGCGAAAACTATGGCAAGCGGAACCGGCCAGTCTGTTTTGA